TCGACGTGACGGACGCACAGGGCAACTCCGTTATCCGCGAGAAAGCCAAGGTCGATGCGAACAACAGCAAGCGCATGTCGGTCGCGCTGAACGCGTTGACGCCTGGGAAGTATTCGGTGGTTTGGGTCGCGGTTGCGGCCGATGGCCATCGCACGACCGGACATTACTCGTTCGACGTGAAGTGAACGCGTAAAGATGAAATGAGGCCATGCGACCTCGTGCGAGATTGCAGCATGGCCCGTTCGTGATGGTTTGGCGGCTCGCCGGTT
The nucleotide sequence above comes from Paraburkholderia flagellata. Encoded proteins:
- a CDS encoding copper resistance protein CopC, with product MKLATLRTAVATAALLAAHLAWAHAYPKHQEPPAGSTAPATLSAVVIDFDDGLEPAFSSIDVTDAQGNSVIREKAKVDANNSKRMSVALNALTPGKYSVVWVAVAADGHRTTGHYSFDVK